TCAAGTCAGGGCCTTCGTTTCGCTTCACCGCGCAATGCAGCAGTTCTCCAACGCGGTTGTTATATTCTTTGAAGATGGTGTCACGTTCCGCCTCGCGCACTTTCTGGAAAATGACCTGCTTCGCGGTTTGAGCCGCGATGCGACCCAGTTGCTCGGTGGGCTTGGGAAAGGAGAGCTCGCTTCCGATTTCCGCCTTGGGGTCTGTTTTGCGCGCCTCCGGAAGAGTGATCTCTTTCCCCGGGCTGGTGACCTCTTCGACCACAACCTTGACGGCAAAAACGTCCACGTTGCCGGTTTCCTTGTTGAACTTGGCGCGCAGCTCCTCGGTGCCCTTGAAAAACTTCCGGCTGGCGACCAGCACCGCGTCTTCGACGGCACTGACGATGATTTCCGGGGCGATGTGTTTCTCCCGGCTTAGTTGCTCGATGGACTGGTACAGTAAACTGGCCATTTCCGCTTCTCCCTTACCCAATCCTTCGCGGGCGTCGCGGGCTGCCCGGTTGGGCCTACAACTCCACCACCAGATGCGCTTTGGTGATTTCGGCGAAGGGCAATTCCACGCGGCCGTGGTCGGTATCGAGACTCACCGTGTCGTTGGCAAAGCCGACGATCCGGCCTCGGAAATGGCGCTGGTTGCCGATTGGCGAGCGGACCGTGAGGTTCGCCAACTTGCCCTGAAACCGCTCGTAGTCTGCCTGTTTGAGCAGCTTCCGATCCAATCCGGGGGAGGATACCTCCAGGATGTAGCTCGACGGGATCAGTTCGTCCACGTCCAATATCGCTGCCACTTGCTCGCTCACTCGCTCGCAATCCTGGTGCGTGACTCCGCCTGCCTTGTCAATATAAATGCGCAAAAAACGCTGCTGGCCGGTCTTCCATTCCACTTCCACCAGCTCCAGCTCTTCTGACCCGCAAACCCGTTCCGCAACCGCGCGAATCGCTTCCAAGTTCATGGCCGACCAACAAAAAAGCGGGCTCGCGCCCACTAGAAATTTGGTCGCATTGAGGCGGGACAGAGTATATCGGCGTCGCCTATGGAAATCAAGGGGTATTTCGCTTTGGGCGATGGCAACCCGTTGGCAATCTAT
This DNA window, taken from Candidatus Acidiferrales bacterium, encodes the following:
- the rimP gene encoding ribosome maturation factor RimP — its product is MNLEAIRAVAERVCGSEELELVEVEWKTGQQRFLRIYIDKAGGVTHQDCERVSEQVAAILDVDELIPSSYILEVSSPGLDRKLLKQADYERFQGKLANLTVRSPIGNQRHFRGRIVGFANDTVSLDTDHGRVELPFAEITKAHLVVEL